In Paenibacillus sp. G2S3, a single window of DNA contains:
- a CDS encoding aldo/keto reductase, whose translation MAQHLQDTTALHNRVNMPWLGLGVFKVEEGSELIQAVKSAIAHGYRSIDTAAIYQNETGVGQAIKEALQDNNLSREELFVTSKVWTADMGYEETMAAYEASLAKLGLEYLDLYLIHWPVKGKYKETWRALETLYKEGRVKAIGVSNFQIHHLEDVMKDAEIKPMVNQVELHPYLSQQELLSFCKEQGIQLEAWSPLMQGQLLDQPVLKQIAAKHGKSVAQVIIRWDLQRGIITIPKSTKENRIIENVDVFDFQLTEEDMNLINALNQDQRVGPDPDNFDF comes from the coding sequence ATGGCTCAACATCTACAGGATACAACTGCATTACACAACAGAGTAAACATGCCTTGGCTTGGACTTGGTGTATTTAAAGTCGAAGAAGGCTCTGAGCTGATCCAAGCGGTCAAATCTGCTATTGCACACGGCTACCGCAGCATCGATACAGCAGCGATCTATCAGAATGAGACTGGCGTAGGTCAAGCGATCAAAGAAGCTTTGCAGGACAACAACCTGTCCAGAGAAGAGCTCTTCGTAACTTCAAAGGTCTGGACTGCAGATATGGGCTACGAAGAAACCATGGCCGCCTACGAAGCTAGCCTAGCTAAGCTTGGGCTTGAATACCTTGATCTATATCTTATCCACTGGCCTGTAAAAGGAAAATATAAAGAGACTTGGAGAGCACTTGAAACCTTGTATAAAGAGGGACGCGTAAAAGCGATTGGGGTCAGCAATTTCCAGATCCATCATCTTGAAGATGTAATGAAGGATGCGGAAATTAAGCCGATGGTAAACCAAGTGGAGCTCCACCCTTATTTGAGCCAGCAAGAGCTGCTTAGCTTCTGCAAGGAACAAGGAATTCAATTGGAGGCTTGGTCTCCATTAATGCAAGGGCAATTGTTGGATCAGCCCGTACTGAAACAAATTGCAGCTAAACACGGTAAATCCGTAGCTCAAGTGATTATCCGTTGGGACCTGCAGCGTGGAATTATTACCATTCCAAAGTCCACTAAAGAAAATCGGATCATCGAAAACGTAGATGTGTTTGATTTTCAGTTAACAGAAGAGGATATGAATCTAATCAACGCCCTGAACCAAGATCAACGGGTAGGTCCTGACCCTGA